Proteins encoded within one genomic window of uncultured Draconibacterium sp.:
- a CDS encoding NfeD family protein, protein MSILAIILLILLGLVLLLIEFAVIPGVTIAGIGGFLLLGGAVYVAFAEYGTLAGFITLAAVLILAPAMIYYFFKSRMGKKMILQKNIDGKVDLINKEKIVVGDTGKSIGRLAPTGKVKINGETVEAQSTGAFIDHNTEIKILKIESNKIIVEPLNK, encoded by the coding sequence ATGAGCATTCTTGCTATTATTTTGCTTATTCTTCTCGGCCTGGTACTGCTACTTATTGAGTTTGCAGTAATCCCGGGAGTTACCATCGCCGGAATTGGCGGTTTTCTTCTTTTAGGAGGAGCAGTATATGTGGCTTTTGCCGAATACGGAACGCTTGCCGGTTTTATAACACTGGCCGCCGTTCTTATTCTTGCCCCCGCAATGATTTACTACTTCTTTAAATCGCGAATGGGGAAAAAGATGATCTTGCAAAAAAACATCGACGGAAAAGTAGACCTTATTAATAAGGAAAAGATTGTTGTTGGCGATACCGGAAAATCAATAGGGCGACTGGCACCAACAGGTAAAGTAAAAATTAACGGCGAAACTGTTGAAGCACAATCAACCGGCGCGTTTATCGATCACAACACCGAGATTAAAATATTAAAAATAGAATCCAATAAAATTATTGTAGAACCTTTAAATAAATAA
- the cobT gene encoding nicotinate-nucleotide--dimethylbenzimidazole phosphoribosyltransferase, which yields MEQIKMTLKDQLQHKIDNKTKPLGSLGLLEELALQIGMVQNTLSPKIEKPAHLVFAADHGLADEGISPYPKDVTWQMVMNFCAGGASINVFCRQSEMELKVYDVGVDYNFAAELPVINAKVANGSRNMRKEPAMTIEECKAAMEAGAKAVREQAAKGCNTIACGEMGIGNTSPSSLLMHKFTGLSMEDCTGRGSGLGDEQVDRKTRILKEIIEKYNPITPEEILATFGGLEIAAMTGAYLEAKKQNMLILIDGFIATAAVLTAIQMEPTVKDNCIFCHSSDEKGHKLMLEHLDAKPLLQLGMRLGEGGGAVIALPLVKSAVNFLNEMSSFDNAGVSNKD from the coding sequence ATAGAACAAATAAAAATGACATTAAAAGATCAACTACAACACAAAATCGATAACAAAACCAAACCACTCGGATCGCTTGGTCTGCTTGAAGAATTGGCCTTGCAAATAGGTATGGTTCAAAATACACTGTCGCCAAAAATTGAAAAACCGGCGCATCTGGTTTTTGCTGCCGATCATGGTTTGGCCGATGAGGGAATCAGTCCGTATCCAAAAGATGTTACCTGGCAAATGGTGATGAACTTCTGTGCCGGCGGAGCATCTATCAATGTTTTTTGCCGTCAGAGCGAAATGGAACTAAAAGTTTATGATGTAGGTGTTGACTACAATTTTGCAGCAGAACTTCCTGTGATAAACGCAAAAGTTGCCAACGGAAGCCGTAATATGCGAAAAGAACCGGCCATGACCATTGAAGAATGTAAAGCAGCCATGGAGGCTGGCGCAAAAGCGGTTCGCGAACAGGCTGCCAAAGGTTGCAATACTATTGCTTGTGGCGAAATGGGAATTGGAAATACTTCGCCTTCGTCGTTATTGATGCACAAATTTACAGGCCTTTCAATGGAAGACTGTACCGGCAGAGGTTCGGGTTTGGGAGATGAGCAGGTAGATCGTAAAACAAGAATCCTGAAAGAAATTATTGAAAAATACAATCCCATCACACCTGAAGAAATTTTGGCAACATTCGGAGGCCTTGAAATTGCTGCAATGACAGGAGCTTATCTTGAAGCAAAAAAGCAAAATATGCTCATCCTTATCGATGGTTTTATCGCCACTGCTGCCGTACTTACTGCAATTCAAATGGAGCCAACTGTAAAAGATAATTGTATCTTTTGTCATAGTTCCGACGAAAAGGGGCATAAATTGATGTTGGAGCATCTTGATGCTAAACCTTTGCTTCAACTGGGCATGCGGTTAGGCGAAGGAGGAGGAGCTGTAATAGCTTTGCCTCTGGTAAAATCGGCTGTTAATTTCCTAAACGAAATGTCTAGCTTTGATAATGCCGGAGTAAGCAATAAAGATTAA
- a CDS encoding PKD domain-containing protein → MKNSIRIFMFLAVLAFAFTSCEDDDPVNVVVCFTFTPEQGIKIGDTVYFENCSSEALEYAWSFGDASTSTEAEPYHIYTESGSFDVTLIASNGGIAETVTQKVSVSKEVVACFTFSPEESVKVGDTVYFANCSEEATSYAWDFGDSETSTEEEPFHIYSQPGTYDVSMVASKDDDSQTATSTIEVVADLSFIINYGGYSGDKSTISAFNIYTQEIENNYYTGVNGASMVSNVQYAYEYNGNIYMMGNNSDQVFWVDGKTFEQTANGITDDIVKPRNCVGNGDYLYVSCWGGDIWADASLSYIAKVDLNSNTVEKKIPLHYGPEGLAIVGDKLYAALNYTNKVAVMDLATEEISYIDLPAGNIPSYFEQDNTGNLYVNLGVAYGDDVTSTGIGYINTSTNQMEAKYELTGVSSMNYVDVFEFNDDFSKLYIVTTGGYGEPGGVAVFDVASESFEAEKIIDNVMGINGLGFKNNSLFCFFSESTTTNGKAVTYTEDGTKINEYETGIAPFMLLDVE, encoded by the coding sequence ATGAAAAACTCAATTAGAATTTTTATGTTTCTGGCCGTTCTGGCCTTTGCTTTTACTTCTTGTGAGGATGATGATCCGGTAAATGTAGTTGTATGTTTTACTTTCACCCCGGAACAAGGAATCAAGATTGGAGATACCGTATATTTTGAAAATTGTTCTTCTGAAGCCTTAGAATATGCATGGAGCTTTGGTGATGCAAGTACTTCAACTGAGGCTGAACCTTATCATATATATACGGAATCTGGCAGTTTTGATGTAACACTTATCGCTTCGAATGGTGGAATTGCAGAGACTGTAACACAAAAAGTAAGTGTTTCGAAAGAAGTTGTTGCATGTTTTACTTTTTCGCCTGAAGAAAGTGTAAAGGTTGGTGATACCGTTTATTTTGCTAACTGTTCAGAAGAAGCAACAAGTTATGCCTGGGATTTTGGAGATTCGGAAACATCAACAGAAGAAGAACCATTTCATATTTATTCTCAGCCAGGAACTTATGATGTGAGTATGGTCGCATCAAAAGATGATGACAGCCAAACAGCTACATCAACTATTGAAGTGGTTGCAGACTTAAGTTTTATTATCAACTATGGTGGTTATAGTGGCGATAAATCAACAATATCAGCTTTTAATATTTATACACAAGAAATAGAGAATAACTATTATACTGGTGTAAATGGAGCAAGTATGGTATCGAACGTGCAATATGCCTACGAATACAACGGAAATATTTACATGATGGGTAATAATTCTGACCAGGTATTTTGGGTGGACGGTAAAACCTTTGAACAAACAGCCAACGGTATTACTGATGATATTGTAAAGCCTCGTAATTGTGTGGGGAATGGCGATTATTTATATGTTTCTTGTTGGGGAGGCGATATCTGGGCCGACGCATCATTGTCTTATATCGCAAAGGTTGATTTAAACAGCAATACAGTTGAAAAGAAAATACCACTCCATTACGGACCGGAAGGCTTGGCCATTGTTGGAGATAAATTATATGCGGCTCTTAACTATACGAACAAAGTAGCTGTAATGGATCTGGCAACAGAAGAAATCTCTTATATTGATCTTCCCGCTGGAAATATTCCTTCCTATTTTGAGCAGGACAATACAGGAAATTTATATGTAAATCTTGGTGTAGCTTATGGCGATGATGTAACATCAACAGGAATAGGATACATAAATACTTCAACCAACCAAATGGAAGCCAAGTATGAGCTGACAGGAGTTAGTAGCATGAATTATGTTGATGTTTTTGAGTTTAATGATGATTTTTCGAAATTGTACATTGTAACTACCGGTGGCTATGGTGAACCCGGAGGAGTTGCAGTTTTCGATGTTGCTTCTGAAAGCTTTGAAGCTGAAAAGATTATTGATAACGTAATGGGAATTAATGGACTTGGTTTTAAAAATAATTCACTTTTCTGCTTCTTTTCAGAAAGTACAACAACTAATGGAAAGGCGGTTACCTACACCGAAGACGGAACGAAAATTAATGAATACGAAACAGGTATTGCACCGTTTATGCTGTTAGATGTTGAATAA
- a CDS encoding adenosylcobinamide-GDP ribazoletransferase, translating to MKNEIKIFLTALMFYTRIPVGRIEGWSEKMLNKSTRYFPVIGWIVGGVGASLFLLFGVVLPVTLAVALSMVATILLTGAFHEDGFADFCDGFGGGYTPERILEIMKDSRIGTYGTVGLLSVLAIKFLALSHLDAMRIPFILIAGHALSRVFPVLLIYSSVYARLDATSKTKPVGKADSLFSLLFALVSGGLSLLFLAWQETVLVIVVLLLVTFFFRNYITRKLGGYTGDVLGALQQLCEVFFYLCILAYQNLV from the coding sequence ATGAAAAACGAGATAAAAATATTCCTCACCGCGCTGATGTTTTACACCCGAATTCCGGTGGGAAGAATCGAAGGTTGGTCGGAGAAGATGTTAAACAAATCAACGCGTTACTTTCCGGTAATCGGATGGATTGTTGGAGGAGTGGGGGCATCGTTATTTTTACTGTTTGGAGTTGTGTTGCCTGTTACTTTGGCAGTTGCACTAAGTATGGTGGCCACAATTTTATTAACCGGCGCATTTCATGAGGATGGTTTTGCCGATTTCTGCGATGGTTTTGGTGGCGGCTACACACCCGAACGTATTCTGGAAATAATGAAAGACAGTCGAATCGGCACCTATGGAACTGTAGGGTTGTTGTCGGTTCTGGCAATAAAGTTTCTGGCCCTATCGCATCTCGATGCAATGAGAATTCCTTTCATATTAATTGCCGGTCATGCGCTCAGCCGTGTTTTTCCGGTGTTGCTGATCTATTCTTCCGTCTATGCACGGTTAGATGCAACAAGTAAAACGAAACCAGTGGGGAAAGCTGATTCTTTATTTTCGTTGTTGTTTGCTTTGGTTAGTGGAGGATTATCATTACTGTTTCTCGCCTGGCAGGAAACCGTTTTGGTTATTGTTGTTTTGCTCCTTGTAACTTTTTTCTTCCGAAATTATATTACACGCAAATTAGGCGGCTACACCGGTGATGTTTTGGGTGCCCTGCAGCAATTGTGTGAAGTGTTCTTCTATTTGTGTATTCTTGCTTATCAGAATCTCGTATGA
- the cbiB gene encoding adenosylcobinamide-phosphate synthase CbiB gives MNEHFDIILPLLSGFGLDCLIGDPYFLPHPIRLFGKAISVGETKLNRGRNRKIKGALLASLLIVTTYFVLKLGLTLLSTYQNLFFTVSSLFVFYGLANRSLIQEALHVVVKLEKEGLEAGRLQLSMIVGRETAELNENQIRTAVLETLAENLSDGVIAPLFFYFIGGVPAMFAYKMANTLDSMIGYKNERYKDFGFFTAKLDDVFNFIPARLTAVLMAVVSFNFRAIKFILKYGSKHSSPNAGYPEAALAGILNCRFGGPNRYHGVLVEKPFIGENPRPVSVNDVYKACVINVAVTLVFIGVFIIWLV, from the coding sequence TTGAATGAGCATTTTGATATAATTCTACCGCTTCTGTCAGGTTTTGGACTTGACTGTCTTATTGGCGATCCATATTTTCTCCCGCACCCGATCCGTTTGTTCGGCAAGGCAATTTCTGTAGGAGAAACAAAGTTAAACCGTGGCCGAAACAGAAAGATAAAAGGAGCGTTGCTGGCTTCTTTGCTGATTGTTACTACTTATTTTGTTTTGAAACTGGGATTGACGCTTCTGTCCACTTATCAAAATCTGTTCTTCACTGTTTCTTCCCTATTTGTTTTCTATGGATTGGCTAACCGGTCGCTCATTCAGGAAGCATTGCATGTAGTAGTAAAATTGGAGAAGGAAGGACTGGAAGCTGGGCGCCTGCAATTATCTATGATTGTTGGGCGCGAAACAGCAGAATTAAACGAAAATCAGATCAGAACAGCAGTTTTGGAAACGCTGGCAGAAAATCTTAGCGATGGTGTAATTGCGCCACTGTTTTTCTATTTCATTGGAGGCGTTCCTGCTATGTTTGCTTACAAAATGGCGAATACGCTCGATTCTATGATTGGCTATAAAAATGAGCGTTACAAGGATTTTGGCTTTTTTACAGCCAAGCTTGATGATGTGTTCAATTTTATTCCTGCACGATTAACAGCGGTTTTAATGGCTGTTGTAAGTTTTAACTTCCGGGCGATCAAATTCATTCTTAAATACGGCAGTAAACATTCCAGTCCAAATGCCGGATATCCAGAAGCTGCGTTGGCTGGTATATTAAATTGTCGTTTTGGCGGCCCAAACCGTTATCACGGCGTATTAGTTGAAAAGCCTTTTATTGGAGAGAATCCAAGGCCGGTATCTGTGAATGATGTTTACAAAGCTTGCGTAATTAATGTGGCGGTAACACTAGTATTTATCGGTGTTTTCATTATTTGGTTAGTATAA
- a CDS encoding TonB-dependent receptor, which yields MRRLVVNGIVLWVLTQSVAAQQHFTVFDTVQVEEVVSYGRLQKYQSGAKIERINARQFSLAQDGNLEQLLSRSLPIAFKTNAGGLATIRIRGSAPDHTSFNFGGININSLTLGHSNVNNVPIYLFDNIGVQFGSASSVNGSGSIGGAIHLGLQNNWTKGFKAEARIANGSFGEQLYGTKLFWGNGKFEAVTRAYYYAKTNDFKFTNPNYRDFENDIFEIEDKQQNADIENMGLLQELNYKFNKDEFFIFNVWLEKDWHLVQQNMQTNLSNPDLQEEYKDDHVRIWTGYKNRKNPFKFEINGGYVYDNAVSNENTSDTISTQRIIGEAFIEHDFSPNASYKAGAKATRIYPTVYAYSASLDHEDRVDLYASYYQRFFDRLTATLNLRYGYVTDFDVPFTPSFGLNYLALSKEKYVLRFTGNIARSYRVPTFNDRFWVPGGNPDLNPEKGMSYEFGSKWSYCVGDVSGNVKLNAFLMNVDDWILWKNGGSYWYAANVENVQSKGLEFMTDWNYTIWGLKANSGLNYTYTSAERKKSQNNTNALNRQLEYVPLHAGNFFTTVAYNKFDFTIDGSYTDEQFTDEEQKNILDAYFLMNMAVGYSWKIDGQNQIRINGMINNLFDINYQASWGYAMPGIAYRLSITYNFK from the coding sequence ATGAGGAGGTTGGTAGTTAATGGAATCGTATTATGGGTGCTGACTCAAAGTGTAGCAGCGCAGCAACATTTTACCGTGTTCGACACCGTGCAGGTAGAAGAAGTGGTGAGTTATGGGAGGCTTCAGAAATATCAGTCGGGAGCAAAAATAGAACGCATTAATGCCCGGCAGTTTTCGTTGGCGCAAGACGGAAATCTGGAGCAATTGCTCTCGCGCAGTTTGCCCATTGCCTTTAAAACCAATGCAGGTGGTTTGGCCACTATTCGTATACGTGGCTCGGCGCCCGATCACACCAGTTTTAATTTTGGTGGCATAAATATTAACTCGCTTACGCTGGGCCACTCCAATGTAAATAACGTCCCCATTTATTTGTTCGATAATATTGGGGTGCAGTTTGGTAGTGCCAGTTCTGTTAATGGCTCAGGAAGTATTGGTGGAGCCATTCATTTGGGCCTGCAAAACAACTGGACCAAAGGTTTTAAGGCTGAAGCCCGCATTGCAAACGGTTCGTTTGGGGAGCAGCTTTACGGCACAAAACTTTTTTGGGGTAACGGAAAGTTTGAAGCGGTTACACGTGCATATTATTATGCGAAGACAAACGATTTTAAATTTACGAATCCCAATTATCGCGATTTTGAAAACGACATTTTTGAGATAGAAGATAAGCAGCAAAATGCAGATATCGAAAACATGGGATTACTGCAGGAGCTGAATTATAAGTTCAACAAGGATGAGTTCTTCATTTTTAATGTTTGGCTGGAAAAGGACTGGCATTTGGTTCAGCAAAACATGCAAACCAACTTGAGTAATCCGGATCTGCAAGAAGAGTATAAAGATGATCATGTGCGCATTTGGACAGGTTATAAAAACCGCAAAAATCCTTTCAAATTCGAGATTAACGGCGGATATGTTTATGATAATGCCGTAAGCAACGAAAATACTTCTGATACCATTTCAACTCAACGCATAATTGGAGAGGCTTTTATCGAGCACGATTTTTCGCCCAATGCCAGCTATAAAGCCGGAGCAAAAGCTACTCGTATCTATCCCACGGTTTATGCTTATTCAGCATCGCTTGATCACGAGGATCGGGTAGATTTATATGCTTCGTATTACCAGCGTTTTTTTGATCGTTTAACCGCAACACTGAATTTGCGCTACGGTTATGTTACCGATTTCGATGTTCCGTTTACACCTTCGTTTGGCCTGAATTATCTGGCACTTTCAAAAGAAAAGTATGTACTCCGTTTTACTGGTAATATTGCCCGAAGTTATCGGGTTCCAACGTTTAACGACCGCTTTTGGGTACCCGGCGGAAATCCCGATCTGAATCCTGAAAAAGGAATGAGTTACGAATTCGGTTCAAAGTGGAGTTACTGCGTTGGAGACGTTTCAGGGAATGTAAAACTGAATGCTTTCCTGATGAATGTTGACGATTGGATTTTGTGGAAAAACGGTGGTTCGTATTGGTATGCAGCGAATGTGGAAAATGTACAAAGTAAAGGGTTAGAGTTTATGACTGATTGGAATTATACCATTTGGGGATTGAAAGCAAATTCGGGTCTGAACTATACGTACACTTCTGCAGAGCGAAAAAAATCGCAGAATAATACGAATGCGCTAAACCGGCAGTTGGAATATGTTCCGCTGCATGCTGGTAATTTCTTCACAACGGTGGCTTATAACAAGTTCGATTTTACAATCGACGGAAGTTACACCGATGAGCAATTTACCGACGAGGAGCAGAAGAATATTCTCGACGCCTATTTTCTTATGAATATGGCTGTTGGTTACAGCTGGAAAATCGATGGTCAGAATCAAATCCGAATTAACGGAATGATTAATAATCTGTTTGATATTAATTATCAGGCAAGTTGGGGCTATGCCATGCCGGGCATTGCTTACCGATTAAGTATTACTTATAATTTTAAATAA
- a CDS encoding DUF4430 domain-containing protein yields MNKLKIFCLNLLLACFIGLSAFAGNGEKVTVEIDFGSVNHPKLKIETNWKEGLSALEALQFVAEVKTHPVGQYVFVDEIDGVKGESNKSVWYYEINGEPAKKVAIDQPLENGDKITWIYKQDVCSPGKE; encoded by the coding sequence ATGAACAAATTAAAAATATTTTGCCTTAATCTGCTGTTGGCTTGTTTTATCGGATTATCGGCTTTTGCCGGCAACGGAGAAAAGGTTACTGTTGAAATAGATTTTGGATCGGTGAATCATCCAAAACTGAAAATCGAGACAAATTGGAAAGAAGGGCTTTCAGCTTTGGAAGCCCTCCAGTTTGTTGCGGAAGTAAAAACACACCCCGTAGGGCAATATGTTTTTGTCGATGAAATTGATGGAGTAAAGGGAGAATCAAACAAAAGTGTTTGGTATTACGAAATTAATGGAGAGCCTGCCAAAAAAGTTGCTATCGACCAGCCCCTTGAAAACGGTGATAAAATAACCTGGATTTACAAACAAGATGTTTGCAGTCCGGGAAAAGAATAA
- the floA gene encoding flotillin-like protein FloA (flotillin-like protein involved in membrane lipid rafts) — protein sequence MVEAVGAWGLIIGAIVLLFIILYFIPIGLWFSALVSGVRISLLQLFLMRFRKVPPGVIVRAMIEGTKADVALSRDALEAHYLAGGHVANVVHALVSASKANIELPFNMATAIDLAGRDVFEAVQMSVNPKVINTPPVTAVAKDGIQLIAKARVTVRASIKQLVGGAGEETVLARVGEGIVSSIGSSHSHKAVLENPDFISRVVLEKGLDAGTAFEILSIDIADIDIGKNIGAVLQIDQAEADKNIAQAKAEERRAMAIALEQEMIAKAQEARAKVIEAEVQVPLAISEAFRTGNLGVMDYMKYKNIMADTSMRDSIAGEDKGKTDDQ from the coding sequence ATGGTAGAAGCAGTAGGTGCCTGGGGATTAATTATTGGGGCCATCGTTTTACTTTTTATAATTCTTTATTTTATCCCGATAGGATTATGGTTTTCGGCGTTGGTATCCGGCGTACGAATTTCGCTGTTACAGTTGTTTTTAATGCGTTTCCGTAAAGTACCTCCGGGAGTTATTGTGCGCGCAATGATTGAAGGGACCAAAGCCGACGTTGCCTTAAGTCGCGATGCTCTTGAAGCCCACTACCTGGCCGGCGGACACGTGGCAAATGTAGTACACGCCCTGGTTTCGGCATCAAAAGCAAATATTGAATTACCATTTAATATGGCCACCGCCATCGATTTGGCCGGTCGCGACGTTTTTGAAGCCGTTCAAATGTCGGTAAATCCTAAGGTAATTAATACTCCTCCGGTAACTGCAGTTGCTAAAGACGGAATTCAGCTCATTGCAAAAGCCCGTGTAACTGTACGAGCCAGTATAAAACAATTAGTGGGTGGTGCCGGCGAAGAAACCGTACTTGCACGTGTTGGTGAAGGTATTGTTTCGTCGATTGGTTCGTCGCACTCGCACAAAGCCGTATTGGAGAATCCTGATTTTATTTCGCGTGTAGTACTTGAAAAAGGGTTGGATGCCGGAACTGCATTTGAGATATTATCGATTGATATTGCCGACATCGACATAGGTAAAAACATTGGAGCTGTGTTGCAAATCGATCAGGCCGAGGCCGATAAAAACATTGCACAGGCTAAAGCAGAGGAACGCCGAGCTATGGCAATTGCACTGGAACAAGAGATGATTGCTAAAGCACAGGAAGCCCGCGCAAAAGTTATTGAGGCTGAAGTTCAGGTACCACTGGCTATTTCTGAGGCATTTCGTACCGGAAACCTTGGAGTTATGGATTACATGAAATACAAAAACATAATGGCTGATACCAGTATGCGTGATTCGATTGCTGGCGAAGATAAAGGCAAAACAGACGATCAATAA
- the cobU gene encoding bifunctional adenosylcobinamide kinase/adenosylcobinamide-phosphate guanylyltransferase, whose protein sequence is MAQITFITGGQRSGKSSFAQKCAEENSDAPVYLATAHIWDEDFHRRVKRHQSDRGEQWQTIEEEIEISKHNLAGKTVMLDCITLWLTNIFYQNKNDVDASLEIAKLEWDKFINQDMELFVVSNELGMGVHPENEIARKFADLQGWMNQYIAKSANKVFLMVSGIPVQVKSRK, encoded by the coding sequence ATGGCACAAATTACGTTTATAACAGGCGGTCAGCGCTCGGGGAAAAGCAGCTTTGCACAAAAATGTGCTGAAGAAAACTCGGATGCACCAGTATATTTGGCAACTGCACATATTTGGGACGAAGATTTTCATCGCCGGGTAAAACGACATCAATCCGATCGTGGTGAACAATGGCAAACCATCGAGGAAGAGATTGAGATCAGTAAACACAACCTGGCCGGAAAAACTGTTATGCTTGACTGTATTACGCTGTGGCTGACCAACATTTTTTATCAGAACAAAAATGATGTAGATGCCAGTCTGGAAATAGCCAAACTTGAGTGGGATAAATTTATCAATCAGGACATGGAGCTTTTTGTGGTAAGCAATGAGCTGGGAATGGGCGTTCATCCCGAAAATGAAATTGCCCGCAAGTTTGCTGATTTACAAGGCTGGATGAACCAGTACATTGCCAAATCGGCAAACAAAGTCTTTCTGATGGTTTCGGGAATACCGGTTCAAGTCAAAAGTAGAAAGTAA
- a CDS encoding cobyric acid synthase, whose amino-acid sequence MTKTKIYRPIMFVGTGSDVGKSVVNAGFCRIFKQDGLSPAPFKAQNMSLNSFPTPDGLEIGRAQAVQAEACGIDCRVEMNPVLLKPTGYMDSQIILNGKPWANKSAKAYFNETDRDFLFNEAMKAFSYLEKDFNPIVVEGAGSISEVNLWQKDITNMRVAVKKNATTFLIADIDKGGVFGSVYGTMLLLPEQERKQVKGIIINKFRGDISLFEDGAKKLEELCGVPVVGIIPHFRDIYIDDEDSVVVDKKQFKAVEGTTNIAVVLLRHMSNFTDFNFLEQLPEVNLFYAASPEDIEEADIVILPGSKNTISDVLFLQKQGMANAVKKAHEQGRAVYGICGGFQMMGEWIADPNHVEGQIEKVPGLGILPVETILTDEKVTEQCSFTFQNGEEGKGYEIHMGETIAKQESPACMVNGIKQDGYYLNDRTWGTYIHGIFDNINMVHRILKDSGKQVSTQLDFQQFKETQYDKLANLIRENVDMEYIYKSMEIE is encoded by the coding sequence ATGACTAAAACAAAAATATACCGCCCGATAATGTTTGTGGGAACCGGTTCAGATGTTGGAAAAAGTGTTGTAAACGCAGGTTTCTGTCGTATTTTTAAACAGGACGGTTTGTCGCCGGCACCTTTCAAAGCACAAAATATGTCGTTGAATAGTTTCCCTACTCCCGACGGTTTGGAGATTGGTCGTGCACAGGCTGTTCAGGCCGAAGCATGTGGTATTGATTGCCGTGTTGAAATGAATCCGGTGTTGTTAAAGCCAACTGGTTACATGGATTCGCAAATTATATTAAATGGCAAACCATGGGCAAATAAATCTGCTAAAGCTTATTTTAACGAAACCGATCGTGATTTTCTGTTTAATGAGGCGATGAAAGCTTTTTCATATCTGGAGAAAGATTTTAATCCAATTGTAGTAGAAGGAGCGGGAAGTATCTCGGAAGTTAATCTTTGGCAAAAAGATATCACCAATATGCGGGTGGCTGTGAAGAAAAATGCCACAACTTTTCTTATTGCCGATATCGATAAAGGCGGTGTGTTCGGAAGTGTTTACGGTACCATGTTGCTGTTGCCGGAGCAGGAACGTAAGCAGGTAAAAGGAATTATCATCAATAAATTCAGGGGCGATATTTCGTTGTTTGAAGATGGCGCAAAAAAACTAGAGGAACTTTGCGGGGTGCCGGTGGTGGGCATTATTCCGCACTTTCGCGACATTTATATCGATGATGAGGACTCGGTGGTTGTAGATAAAAAACAGTTTAAGGCTGTTGAAGGAACAACAAATATCGCTGTGGTTTTACTGCGACACATGTCAAACTTCACCGACTTTAATTTTTTGGAACAATTGCCGGAAGTGAATCTGTTTTATGCCGCATCGCCCGAAGATATTGAGGAAGCCGATATTGTGATTTTGCCTGGCTCGAAAAATACCATTTCAGATGTTTTGTTTCTTCAAAAACAGGGAATGGCAAATGCGGTGAAAAAAGCGCACGAACAGGGAAGAGCTGTTTATGGCATTTGTGGCGGTTTTCAAATGATGGGCGAGTGGATTGCTGATCCGAACCATGTGGAAGGCCAGATTGAAAAAGTTCCGGGTCTTGGAATTTTGCCCGTAGAAACAATTCTTACTGATGAAAAGGTGACAGAACAATGTTCTTTTACTTTTCAAAACGGCGAAGAAGGAAAGGGCTATGAAATTCATATGGGAGAAACAATTGCAAAACAAGAAAGTCCTGCTTGTATGGTTAACGGGATTAAACAAGATGGATATTACCTGAATGATCGAACCTGGGGAACTTATATACATGGCATTTTTGATAATATCAATATGGTGCACCGAATTTTAAAAGATTCAGGGAAGCAAGTTTCAACTCAATTGGATTTTCAACAATTTAAAGAAACACAATACGATAAACTGGCTAACCTGATCCGGGAAAATGTAGATATGGAATACATTTATAAATCGATGGAAATTGAATGA
- the cobC gene encoding alpha-ribazole phosphatase, whose protein sequence is MKIYAIRHTSVNVQPGICYGQTDVGVATSFDDEQRRVTQELEQVSFDTVWSSPLLRCRTLAESVFPNDEILFDPRLKELNFGDWEMLAWDKIYAQPDGKVWMENYQTLPTKNGESYPEMVERVSAFVLEIEKLNTENIAVVAHAGVIRILKSVIEKVTISELFENFKPAYASVTVFEINKND, encoded by the coding sequence ATGAAGATTTACGCAATACGACATACCAGTGTGAATGTTCAGCCTGGCATTTGTTATGGGCAAACGGATGTTGGTGTGGCTACCTCGTTTGATGATGAACAAAGACGTGTTACGCAAGAATTAGAGCAGGTGAGTTTTGATACAGTCTGGTCGAGCCCGCTGCTGCGTTGTCGGACATTGGCAGAAAGTGTTTTCCCCAATGACGAGATACTTTTCGATCCGCGTTTAAAAGAATTGAATTTTGGCGACTGGGAAATGTTGGCCTGGGATAAAATTTATGCGCAACCTGACGGAAAAGTTTGGATGGAAAATTATCAAACATTGCCAACAAAAAATGGTGAATCGTATCCTGAAATGGTGGAGCGTGTTTCAGCTTTTGTACTAGAAATTGAAAAATTGAATACTGAAAATATTGCAGTTGTTGCACATGCCGGAGTAATCCGCATTTTAAAAAGTGTGATTGAAAAAGTTACTATTTCCGAGCTTTTTGAAAATTTTAAACCGGCTTATGCCAGTGTTACTGTATTCGAAATAAATAAGAATGACTAA